The nucleotide window TGCTGGGCCAGGCCGGTCTGCCTCCGGGGCAGAGGTCTGCAGGCACATCCTTCAGGGAGCCTTGGGCCTCTGTCCACCCCTGTCTCTCCCCGGAGTGGGGTCAGTGCCTTTGTAACCCCGTTAGCCAGGCCCTCCAGAGCTCAGGGACCGCGTCGGTCACATGGACACCTGAGCCTGAGGCCAGCCCTGATGGAGCCCCAGGGTCCCGTACTGCTTGCCCTGCGCACGGGTCCTGAGGGTCTGGACCTCGCCCACCCGCAGCCCCCCCAGCCTCCACACCACGCCGCGGCGGGCCCCACTCGCGGCTCAGCGCTCTGACCCTCACCTTCTTCCTGCCAGGTGGTCTGGGGTGGAGGGACCCCAGGAGGAAAGACAGGGGCACACGTGGAGGCTGGAATGCATTTGGGTCCAGCCAGGTGGGGTCAGGGGCTGGGAGCCTCGGGCTCACCCACAGATCCTGCGATGCCGCTGAACAAAACACCTGTCTTATGGGGCTGAGGTTGGGGTGCAGAGGCACAGAGGCCGCCCCTCagcaggggtgcaggggtgagCCCAGGCCCAGCGCtatccccgcccccctcccccccactgccagctgggggagggggctctcaCTGGTCTGTCGCTGCCATCTGACTAGCCTGATAGACTGCCTGAGGGGCGGGGTCTTCAGGTGTGGGTGTTGCGGGCCGGGCCGGGTCCTGCTTCCTGGGACTGCCCCGGGGCCGGGCCGGTGGCTGACTGTGGTTCCTACTTCCTGTGTGCGCCTGCTGCCGCCAATCTCCGTTTCCCCACCAGGCCGGCTCCCCGGCAAGTGCTGGGTTCGGGCTGAGCGGGGAGTGCGCCTGGCGGGACCTCTGGCGGGAGCGGAGCTGGCCCCAGACACAGGCACCAGGCTGCGCCGCTGGGCTGGGGGCCTGTCGCCAACCTGTCCCCAGGCGGGAGCCGTCAGGCCCGCGGTGCTGTCCGGGCCTCTGCTTGGCCTCCTCCTGGGACGGGGCGCTCAGCACTGCCCGCGGCAGCTGCTCTTAGCTCCTTCTCTTGGGTCCCAGCCATGGGCCTGGTGACCAGGCGACAGTGCTCCAGAACAGAGAACACCGTGTGCGTCTGTGACCAGGGCCACTTCTGCGTTAGTGAGTCGGGGGACGACTGTGCCGAGTGCCGTCCCCACACCGCCTGCAGACCTGGCCAGAGGGTACAGCAGAGAGGTGAGCGGCAGACTGCGGGCGGCCGGCCTCCTGGTCCCCAGCACCCTCTAAGAGGTGGACCCCAGACCCaagcccagggtggggggagcccaGCTGCCCCGCTGGCCTGATCCCCTGCATCCTCTCTGCCTGGCCCTGCCATTTCTCAGGCACCGAGTGGCAGGACAGGGTGTGTGAGGACTGCCCTCCAGAGACCTTCTCGCCCAGTGGGACCCTGGAGGAGTGCCAGCCCTGGACCAGGTAGATGATCCCGGGGTGGTCTCAGCCCGGCGTCCCTGGGAGGGGCTCCTCCAGCTCCCCTGGCAGATGAGGCCCCACCCTGCTGTTCCCTATCGTGCGCCAGCCTCCGGGAGAGCCCCTGCCTGGACTCTAGGGCTCACACACCCCATCACATTAGCCGAGAACTGAAAGTCAGTAGATGCGAGCTTCCTGGAGGCCAAGGACGGACCTTCTTCCCTGGGGGCAGGTCTGGAGGGATGCTGCCGCCAGACTCCCAGTCCCCTGTGGTTCTGGAGAGTCCCCAGATATCAGGGCCATGGGGCTCCCAGCGAATCTGGAGTCAGGGAGGTTCTCAAAGTGAGGGCTCCATTCTTCCTGCGACCATCCCTGGAGCCCGGAGCTAACCTGGGCCCTCACAGTGTCCctgggtggaggggggcggggggcctgggGTGACCAGATGTGGCTGCTGGCGGGCGACATCCTGCCTCCCTCgggtctgtccgtctgtctgccATGCCGGCTCTAAGGGTCGTGCCCCCCTGACCagggctctctctgccctgtctccTCCAACCCCGTGCCTCTCTGTCTTGCTGCCTCTCCCCGGCCCTCTCCCCCGACCCGTTTTCCCGTAGCAGCGAGGCCTGGAAAGGCAGAGGGACCCGAGTTCACACCCAGAGCCGCCGAGCGCCTTGCCACGGGGCGGTTGCCTCCACCTCGCGGAGCCTGGCGGCGCCTCggggacaccccccacccccaggtcgaGTGAGCATCAGGCCCCCACACTGCTGTCTCCTAGGTGCAACGGCCCTTTTCAGAGCCTTTTAAATGCTGGGACCAGCAGCTCCGATGCCAAGTGCTCCTCCTGGAGCCTTTCTCTTTTTGTGGGCTTGACCTTTTC belongs to Panthera tigris isolate Pti1 chromosome C1, P.tigris_Pti1_mat1.1, whole genome shotgun sequence and includes:
- the TNFRSF14 gene encoding tumor necrosis factor receptor superfamily member 14 isoform X3 produces the protein MSLTLYLLLLGPLRCSLAAAPCKEEEYPVGAECCPKCGPGYRVQEACGELTGTLCVPCDPGTYTAHLNGLSECLQCRVCDPAMGLVTRRQCSRTENTVCVCDQGHFCVSESGDDCAECRPHTACRPGQRVQQRGTEWQDRVCEDCPPETFSPSGTLEECQPWTSSEAWKGRGTRVHTQSRRAPCHGAVASTSRSLAAPRGHPPPPGRVSIRPPHCCLLGATALFRAF
- the TNFRSF14 gene encoding tumor necrosis factor receptor superfamily member 14 isoform X4; protein product: MSLTLYLLLLGPLRCSLAAAPCKEEEYPVGAECCPKCGPGYRVQEACGELTGTLCVPCDPGTYTAHLNGLSECLQCRVCDPAMGLVTRRQCSRTENTVCVCDQGHFCVSESGDDCAECRPHTACRPGQRVQQRGTEWQDRVCEDCPPETFSPSGTLEECQPWTSEAWKGRGTRVHTQSRRAPCHGAVASTSRSLAAPRGHPPPPGRVSIRPPHCCLLGATALFRAF